One region of Citrus sinensis cultivar Valencia sweet orange chromosome 6, DVS_A1.0, whole genome shotgun sequence genomic DNA includes:
- the LOC102612578 gene encoding uncharacterized protein At4g19900-like, with amino-acid sequence MFIQTSVSLQKRKMLNCKVFGQTIKSPIFSTLSFVLIVFVIYACSSIYKVSLYPSQLTSIQIRAPQQAAHNNDVQAAANKTLQVQATSPPLKVDQSSIIVVSNNLTEQINIEELEEEEQDGEAPDPLIPPAKVTNEERMEWFRKKLPDLEVLKSTNLSRSFHDRVVKFSKNQCATQFFMIWFSPARTFGPRDFLAVDTLMKANPQSCLVLISRSLDTRRGYKILKPLLDRGFKILTVTPDLPSLVKDTPAEAWLKKIKNGKIDPGKNPLSIHLSDLIRLAVLYKYGGVYLDTDFVILKDFKGLRNAIGAQGVDQVTHKWTTLNGAAMVFDKRHPILFDFLQEFTTTFDGSKWGHNGPYLLTRVIQRVGNTPGYNLTILGLKAFYPVNWIQINGFYKKPVSEEESKWVEETVLELNKETYGLHLWNKITRELVVNEGSVIDRLIKSHCLICRDAYNS; translated from the coding sequence ATGTTCATACAAACTTCCGTTTCAttacaaaaaaggaaaatgttgAATTGTAAGGTCTTTGGCCAAACTATCAAATCACCAATTTTCTCGACACTCTCATTCGTTCTAATCGTTTTCGTCATCTATGCATGCAGCTCCATTTATAAAGTTTCTCTTTATCCCTCACAACTTACATCCATTCAAATCAGAGCCCCACAACAAGCAGCTCATAACAATGATGTACAAGCTGCTGCTAACAAAACTCTCCAAGTTCAGGCAACATCTCCTCCTCTCAAAGTTGATCAATCAAGCATCATTGTCGTGTCAAATAATCTGACTGagcaaataaatatagaagaactagaagaagaagaacaagatgGTGAGGCTCCGGATCCTCTAATTCCACCAGCCAAGGTCACAAACGAAGAAAGAATGGAATGGTTCCGGAAAAAGCTACCCGACCTCGAGGTTCTCAAGTCAACAAACTTGAGTCGATCGTTTCACGACAGGGTCGTGAAATTCTCTAAAAACCAATGTGCAACTCAGTTCTTTATGATATGGTTCTCGCCAGCTCGAACATTTGGGCCCAGAGACTTCTTGGCTGTAGACACTCTAATGAAAGCCAACCCTCAATCTTGTTTAGTACTTATATCCAGATCTCTCGACACACGTCGTGGGTATAAAATCCTGAAGCCATTACTCGACCGTGGGTTCAAAATCCTTACAGTCACTCCTGATTTGCCCTCTCTGGTTAAAGATACACCGGCTGAAGCTTGGCTGAAGAAGatcaaaaatggaaaaattgatCCTGGTAAAAATCCATTGTCAATTCATCTGTCTGATCTTATAAGGCTAGCCGTGTTGTACAAATACGGTGGCGTTTATTTGGACACAGATTTTGTAATCCTGAAAGATTTCAAAGGCCTGAGGAATGCTATCGGTGCACAAGGTGTTGATCAGGTGACACATAAATGGACAACATTGAACGGTGCAGCTATGGTTTTTGACAAGAGGCATCCAATTTTATTCGACTTTTTACAGGAATTTACTACCACATTTGATGGTAGCAAGTGGGGACATAATGGGCCATACCTACTTACGCGAGTCATTCAACGAGTAGGAAATACACCGGGATATAACCTTACGATTCTGGGACTTAAGGCTTTTTATCCTGTAAATTGGATTCAAATAAACGGATTTTACAAGAAACCGGTATCGGAGGAAGAATCAAAATGGGTGGAAGAAACGGTGCTTGAGCTGAATAAGGAGACTTATGGATTACATCTATGGAACAAAATTACAAGGGAATTAGTTGTTAATGAGGGAAGTGTTATAGATAGATTGATTAAATCTCACTGTCTCATTTGCCGAGACGCCTATAattcttaa
- the LOC102619808 gene encoding uncharacterized protein LOC102619808, with protein sequence MFIYRLLSRRVKSAILALVIFIATFFIIYEDTVIISNDSLHSAAGASRAIKVLEKFQISNRPLLSIQEETDKADSGSWNSLKPPFNVTEDERTAWFRKKLPEFDILKSDNLTEQFHGRVLEFFSHECELQAFMTWISPANLFGKREVLGLESFFKAHPNGCLMILSRTLDTPSGYRVLKPLLDGKFKVAAVTPDLSFLFRNTPAGAWFDEMKSGNKDPGEIPLAQNLSNLIRLAVLYKYGGVYLDTDFILLKSFEGLRNSIAAQSIDVVSGNWTRLNNAVLIFDMNHPLLFKFIEEFAATFDGNKWGHNGPYLVSRVVQRVQTRPGYNFTILPPTAFYPVNWNRIGGLFKVPQNQADSRWVNAKLLQLSREAYGVHLWNKQSNSIAIEEGSVMGRMISQHCVICDQIYSS encoded by the coding sequence ATGTTCATTTACAGGCTACTTAGCCGTCGTGTCAAATCAGCTATACTGGcacttgttatttttattgctACATTCTTCATCATCTATGAAGATACTGTGATCATTTCTAATGATTCTCTTCACTCTGCTGCTGGTGCTTCGAGGGCTATAAAAGTTTTGGAGAAGTTCCAAATAAGTAATAGGCCGCTCTTGTCAATACAAGAAGAGACAGACAAAGCTGATAGCGGAAGTTGGAATTCTTTAAAGCCTCCGTTTAATGTCACAGAAGATGAAAGAACTGCTTGGTTTCGGAAAAAGCTACCGGAGTTTGATATTCTTAAATCGGATAATTTAACAGAGCAATTCCACGGCCGtgttcttgaattttttagcCACGAGTGTGAGCTTCAAGCTTTCATGACATGGATTTCGCCGGCGAATTTGTTCGGGAAAAGGGAGGTTTTGGGCTTGGAGAGCTTCTTCAAGGCTCATCCGAACGGATGTTTAATGATTCTGTCGAGAACTCTCGACACCCCAAGTGGGTACAGAGTTTTGAAACCGTTGCTTGATGGAAAGTTCAAAGTTGCTGCTGTGACGCCCGACTTGTCGTTTTTGTTCAGAAACACTCCAGCTGGAGCTTGGTTTGATGAAATGAAGAGTGGGAATAAAGACCCTGGTGAGATTCCATTAGCTCAGAATCTATCTAATTTAATAAGGCTCGCTGTTTTGTACAAGTATGGTGGTGTTTATTTGGACACAGATTTTATACtcttaaaaagttttgaagGGTTGAGGAATTCAATTGCGGCACAGAGCATTGATGTGGTGTCAGGAAATTGGACTAGACTGAATAATGCTGTGCTCATTTTTGACATGAACCACCCActtcttttcaaattcattgaGGAATTTGCTGCCACTTTTGATGGAAACAAATGGGGACATAACGGCCCTTATTTGGTTTCCAGAGTAGTGCAGAGAGTACAAACTAGGCCTGGTTATAATTTCACAATCTTGCCACCGACCGCCTTTTATCCAGTTAACTGGAACAGAATTGGAGGGCTTTTTAAGGTGCCTCAAAACCAGGCTGATTCCAGATGGGTAAATGCAAAGCTGCTTCAGTTGAGCAGAGAGGCTTATGGAGTTCACTTGTGGAACAAGCAAAGCAACAGCATCGCCATCGAAGAGGGCAGTGTAATGGGGAGAATGATCTCACAGCATTGTGTCATTTGTGATCAAATTTACAGCTCTTAG